In Leptospiraceae bacterium, one DNA window encodes the following:
- a CDS encoding RNA methyltransferase — protein MILENPKYSGNIGSIARLIANFGLSPIRIIGGMRNLEPDMEWMAYRAEEELNKILYFEKIEDAKKDLSILVGTGMIHGKDRGRFIDLKELSNLTKKYGEVGILFGREDKGLSRKSIDNCDFMVDFDLPGNQPSMNLSHSVAYTLGAIYNSSENSLAGKNIPNLNKNHFYSFSKEIFELLDMNNFHGSEDLAVKRFKSILDSRPLRKGDLDFLYKIFHLVKKRITENS, from the coding sequence ATAATTTTAGAAAATCCTAAGTATTCTGGGAATATCGGATCAATTGCTCGACTTATTGCAAACTTTGGACTAAGCCCTATTCGAATCATCGGTGGTATGAGAAACTTAGAGCCTGATATGGAGTGGATGGCGTACCGGGCAGAAGAGGAGTTAAATAAGATTTTGTATTTTGAGAAAATCGAAGATGCAAAAAAAGATTTATCTATTTTAGTCGGAACCGGGATGATCCACGGTAAAGATCGAGGAAGGTTTATAGATTTAAAAGAGCTTTCCAACTTAACAAAAAAATATGGAGAAGTCGGGATTTTATTCGGAAGAGAAGATAAGGGGTTATCCAGAAAATCCATAGACAATTGCGACTTTATGGTGGACTTTGATTTGCCGGGTAACCAGCCTTCTATGAATCTATCTCATTCGGTTGCCTATACACTTGGAGCAATTTATAACTCTTCTGAAAATTCTTTAGCAGGAAAAAATATACCGAATCTAAACAAAAATCATTTTTATTCTTTTTCAAAAGAAATTTTTGAGTTACTCGATATGAACAATTTTCACGGAAGTGAGGATCTTGCAGTGAAAAGATTCAAATCTATTTTGGATTCTCGTCCACTTAGAAAAGGTGATTTGGATTTTTTGTATAAAATATTTCACTTGGTAAAGAAAAGAATAACAGAAAATTCTTAA